Sequence from the Miscanthus floridulus cultivar M001 chromosome 16, ASM1932011v1, whole genome shotgun sequence genome:
GTGTAGGTGGGCTGTTGTTTGGTCATTTTGCAAAGCacccgtttcaaaaaaaaaaaatgtggGCATGATACATACATTTATTTAATTTATAGAGAAAGCAGACCTATGCATGGCTTAATTTGTTTACCAGGAAGGCAGAAACATGCATGCTTGCATGCAAAAATGGGACTCGAAACATCGGTCGTTTGCAGATTTGACACTGGACCCACATTCATACACACAGATAGACTCACTTGTCATCCACCCGAGTGTCATCATAATCAAGGAGTCAATCTTTCGAGTgtcatttttgcaattttttccTTGCAAAGACAGAGAAATCGATTTATTCCTTATTAGAATAATAGTTTGATTAAAAGAGTTACACGATTGTCAGTTCACTTGCAGGGATCAGCAAGCGGAGTGCCACACAAGCACCTGTTGTGCTGGTAGCTGGAGGCATCAAAGCTCGCCATGTTGCCGCCGGTTGGCACTGCGCCGCAGAGCCGGTTGTAGCTGACGTTGAAGAACTGCAGGTTGGTCAGGTTCACCACCTGCGCCGGGATGCCGCCGTAGATGGCGTTGTGGCTGAGGTCCAGCGAGATGAGCTGCTCCGGCAGCTCCACGGTGGACAGGTTGAAGCTGAAAGCGTTGCGCGACAGGTCCATCTGCTGCACCGGCTTCGCCCTGCCGAACAGGCTGGACGCGTCGCCGGCGAAGGCGTTGCGGGACAGGTCGACCTGCGCGAACGCCACTGCTAAGAACTCGGCTGGGACGCTGCCGGTGAGGTTGTTGTGCGACAGCCGGAGGTACGCCTCCTGCGCCTTATTGTTAAGCTTGCTGAAGAGCAGCGGCGGCAGGGAGCCCGTGAGAAGGTTGCGGCTGATGTCGATGCTGTAGAGGCTGGGGAGCGTGGCGAGCGAGGCCGGGACGGCGCCGGTGAGGGCGTTGAAGGAGAGGTCCAGCTGGTTGAGCCTGGTGAGCGCGCCCAGGAACGACGGCACGTGGCCGGAGACGCCCGTCCAGGAGATGGTGAGGAAGGAGAGGTTGGAGAGCTTGGCGATGGCCGGCGGGATGGGACCAGATATGCCGGGGAGGTGGTGCAGCCTGAGGTTCTGGAGGTGGACGAGGCCCGCGATGGCGTCAGGGATGGTGCCCGTCAGGTTGGCGTCCTGGAACACGGCGAGGCCGACGACGCGGCCAGTGGCGGCGTCGCAGTCGACGTCGTACCAGTCGCAGCAGGGGTTGTCGGGCGTCCACGACGCGAAGTGGTACGGGTTGCCGAGCGCTGCCTTGATGGCCAGCAGCGCCGCCTTGTCGCCGGAGTGGCACTGGTCCTTGCTGGAGGAGTCGGCGGATGCTGATGATGCAGCGGCAAGGAACAGGAGGACGAAGATGAAGGAGCGCATCGCCATCGTTGTCTCCATCTTCATCTTGGATTCTTGTGGGGATCGCTGCAGCTAGCTAGCCTAGCTATATACTGGTCGTCTGCCAGTGCCAAATGAACAGACTGGTGGAATGATGAGCGCCGACAGACACCAAGGTCAGTAGCCGCTAGGCTCACGGCTCTGCAAGTGCAAGACGACCAAGGGAGACGATGGTCAAATTACTCAACCAAAGCTCTGACCAGATGGATAAGAAGATGTGGTCAAAATTCTAAACTTTGACCTTAAATGTAGTTTTAAAAACACGCACGTGTAGATTTGCCTACGTACTGTCATAATCTCTTGCTTGCAAAGTACATGATATAACTATATAATGATAGGAAAAGATATGTTAAAACATATAATGAATTCAGATTCAACGCAATTGCTAATTTCTCTCTATACTAGCAAGGGAAAAATAATATATGTATGTACTAGCAGGCATAATTTTTTGATGGAGGAAATTGAACATCTTAAATAATGGCAATGCGAACAAAAGGTAACCATGGCCTCCCTAGCTAGTTTTTGAAATTACATTAGAGTAAACAGTGATTTGTTAAGCTCAAATATCAGTATCCTCTATAGGTTGGCACTGATGTTGACCTTCCAAGACCTCACGTACTTCAAGCTCTAGTGCACCACCATGATCTTGAGTGGAGTTATGCAGGATTTTAAATGACTTTTTGTGCCATTGTAGTAATCAAGTGTGGACACATAGCAATGACTTGAGATTATCATGCAGAAGCATCCTCCTGCACTTCACAAGTTTACATGTAATGTTATGCAGAAATTtggcctgttcgtttcgctgaaatttggcttatgctgatgcttatgctaatttgttgtgagagaaaaacgttgttcgttcgctgaaaagtactgctgaagtatgCTGTAAAACATTTGCTTAATCTCGGTTTACAGCAGCAATTTACTGCATCGATCCGTACCATCAAGAATACTACTGCAAAGTAGAACTAGAAGGCCCAATCCTATCTATAATCAGAAACTCCAGTAGAGAGAAAAACGAACTTGACAGCTAGTTAGGCAAAGATCTAGTCACCGGAAGGTAGCAATTGCAATCGAGACCAATAAGATGACGGAGGAGTCGGGGTCGCCGCCGCCGAGTCGAATTGCTTAGCCGCAGTAACTGCTCGGCTCAACGCCAAACCCGGCGCCGCCACCTAGGGCCCTCGTTGAGTGCCTTTCAGAGCcggagtgatgaggacatcgcacTTGTTATGTTCGATCACACGAAGATCATTCACCATCTAACAACGCAAGCGATCGTAATCATGGGCCACTTACACGAAGCTGCACCAAGAAACTACAAGAACTGATGAATTCATTCCTAATTGACTTTTTTGAACAATTATTCCTAACTGACTTTGATTTCATTATTTCTAAGAATGTAATACTACCTAAGTGTTCTACCTTGATGTTACTTAGGTGCACACATGAAAAGATGAAAGATACATGGCCTAAGGAGAAGGACGATCGGAACTAAGGTTTTCATCATCTGTTCTAGTTTAATAAAAATGGACCCATGTGATAAACACGGACCAATGTGATAAACACAGACCAATATGATAAAAACGGACTAACCCGATAAAAACAGAAGGTCAACAGTCTTCCCAACGTTGGTACAACTTCCCATGTAAAATTGTACCATTCTACGATGTTTCGTGATGCATTCTACACATGGCTAGAAAGTTGTTCAAGTCTACTTTCACACCTAACAAACGGTTCGTCATTTGGACTTCCCAATAAGAAGTTATGGCTAGTTTAGTGGAGACTGCTCAGGAGGCCAACAATTGCGTACAGACCGCTTCGAGAATCCATCTTGTAACGACCTTTCACATAGCCTATCTTCAAAAACTCCATTTAGTTTTCATAGCTAAGTAGGAGGGTTATTCCTAGTATAAGTATCCCCTGCCTCTAAATtattagaattttttttaattgataAACCCCTAATATTATAGCCGAGCTGCCTAGTGTCTTACTCATACCTTtgttcttgttcttccttgtttttcttggacttgtgaagagatctCTCTGGGTTCCTCTAGTTCATGCTTTACGGTTTCGAGTACGGCCGCAACGTTATGTGTGGATTAGTTCCGGAttgtggttctgcggtcgttcGGAGATTGAGTCGAATTCTTCGCAGTTTCAGTGCCTCTCTCCCCGTCGCTTGTCGCATCCTACCTCtgtcaggtataaagctagttatctCGCTGTTTGCAGCAAGCTATCTTTGTTTTGTCGATCTACTGTCACGAAGATCGGGACACCTCAAGTGGGTTCCTTACCACGGAGGAGGCACCTTGTATTGAGCCCATGAAGCGGTGACCGGCCAGCGTTGCCAGTGACGGCGCGATGCAGAGTATGCGGTCGGCGGCGAGCGCTGGAAGCCCATatgaaaagatttttttttaaggcAGCCAATTTTCTTTTTGAGGAACTTTTAGAGCAGCCCAGATGGCCCAGCTTAGAAGCAGCACTGGGCCATAGCATTACCTTGCCAAATAATTATCTGTACACAAATGAAATGAAGGCGTGTCTTATTTTTTTAACCAAACTTTACAATTGACCGACAATTAGCTGAATTACATTCATGTTTCGATATATAAAAGCTGCACCAATCAAAAAAAATTTAATATAATATTGACTATGTAGTAATAGAGTACGAAATAAGAGAAGTTAGTAGTCGAAAGTCAACTTTTCGGGACTTTCATTTGAAAATACGCCTTAAATGGATGGACAGATCGAGGGGTTTATggataaagatggcaacggggaattccccgtcggggaACAGGCCCCCATCCCCGGGGGACAAACTTTCCCTGTCCCCATCCCCGCGAACATCAACGGGGGGACATTTCTTCACCATCCCCGTCCCCCCCCCCCCTGGGGATTTAATCCCCGCGGGGATACCCATCCTCGAGCACAATAAGCAATGTACCAAATCGTAGAAACAAGACTACACAAAAAAAAATTTACAGACACATCACAGATTCATAGCAAGTCTAAGCAATTCACCCGGCATTCGGCGGCAGCCATGGCTTCTACGCCGCGCGGCTGGTGGCTCCGACGAGGCCGGCGAGCAGCAGGCGATGTCCTGGCGAGTGGACATCGAGAGATGTAGCAGTGTCGGACATAGAGAGATGTAGCGGCGTTGGACACAGAGCGGAGTGAGCGATGGAAGCAGCGACATTGCAGTAGAGGGTGGTGAGTGGACACCGAGAGGGATGGAGAGATCCAAAGCGGAGGTAGCGGCGTCACAGCAGAGGGAGCGATGCACTGCGTCAGATTGAGGATTGGGGAATTAGGGTTAGAGAGTTGGTAGTGCGTATATATACTCGGTTGCAGTACATGGGCTTGGACGCTTGGTGCCTTGGCGGGGCGGGGTGGCGGGGATCGGGGTCAGGGAGCAACcaaccatccccgtccccgtcatCCCAACGGGGATAGATTTCCTACCAAATTCATCCCATGAGGAACAATCTGgctccatccccgtcccctaacaGAGGAATTCCTTGCGGGGAATCAGGGATCGGGGCCCATTGTCATCTTTATCCATGGAACAAATGACACGTTAACACAATTTGTTCGTCCACTCTCCTTGAGCTAGCTAGTCTTAGCACCTGTGCTATGTGTTGCATTGGGAACTACATACCACGCCTAACTCAAGATTATATTTTTGGTTTTGCCACTAAGAATAAAGGGCCTCATAGAACAAAGTTGTGAAAGGCAACAGCCAATAAAAAAGTATAACAGTTCTTGATGATGATGACACAAAAAAAAAGGAGAAGGCAGACATTACTCGACAAATAGTTATTGGGCCTCCTCGTTTGCGCTTGAAGCAGGCAGCCGTTTGGGCTGCTGCCGCCGCCAGCGTAAGACAAAAAAAAGAAGCACGGTAGCGCaacgagactcaaatttcaaaaaaaatagaaaattctTCGATAgaatgtcggatgaagataatttttatatataaattgtagacctcgatgcgttctacaactttatagttttaattttttttttcatttaaggacaataagatgctcgaaaaaataatataaaatttcagcaccataataatcgcctACTGACGCTTACCGCATTAGaacactaatatattatttgtatggaattaaatgaaaatattttttatatcaaagttgtagctcttaatgagatctacaactttgtagttttgagtttttttttcattcgaggacattaagatgcttaaaaaaataatataaaatttcgacgcctcccgaaaatagaaaaccgcttttgaaaccagccgaggaccaaatttatccggttttgatagttggagagTATTTCTTAACCAGTTTCATAGTTGAAGATTGAAAACCGAACTTCGACACGAGTTGAGAGTCGAGAAGCGTACTTTACCCTTTTTTTTTACCAGGAAATGACGGACCGGTGCTAGTCAAATCGATCCCGCTTGCGTGCACTTTTCTCTTCTAAAGTAAACACAATTCTCGAGATATTAGTGGCTGCTCACAGATGAGACCGACCAGGTGGAGAAAGTCCCTAGATCATGTCAATTGGTAAATTGTCAAATCTCGTAGTTTGTCGCCTCTAACAAACATGCTGCTCGTATTTCAAAAGAACAAACATGTTGCTCGTATTATTAGGACAGtgccaatggtgcattgatgatggtttctatcctcattaaatgacttgccacgtaggcaaaacgctgacatggtaatgtaattaatgaagaaagagagcaaaaatcatagaaattgtttcttcacgaagaaatcaggtctactcttgacccaatgcaccaagaaaccataaaatcaccattggggagaaaccaccagtttctagggagctcgtgtcgcactcccattggagaaagaagatagagttgggagaaagaaagagaaaataattattacttatagaaaccatgggttgaaaagcagtacttttttggtgcggtatcctatgttatagaaactactagtttttttcattgggactgcccttactaCCAGTCTCAAGTATGCCTTCCAAATTCAGATTCCCGCGTTATTACTAGTCCCAAGTCACCGTTTTCAATGCACAAGTCCTTTACCGAGACTACTGCAAAGCGTTTGTAAGGAGCCATCAGGGCAGTtccaatggtgtattgatgatagTTTCTATTCTTATTAAATGACTTGTCACGTAGGTAAAACGCTgatatggcaacgtaattaatgaagaaagagagcaaaaatcctagaaatggtttcctcgtgaagaaatcaggtcttctcttgacccaatacaccgagaaaccatgaaatcgctatTGGAGATAAACCAACAATTTCTAGGGGCCTCGTGCCGCACTtctattggaggaagaagatagagttgggagagagaaagagaaaataattattactcataaaaACCATGAGTTAAAAAAACAGTACTTTTTTTAGTACGATATCCTATATTATAAAAACTATCCGTTTTTTTTATTGGGACTGCCCTCGGGTCCATCACTCGTCGACTGGCCCATCAGTCCTTGCACCGCACGAGCTAGAATCAATTAAAACACGTGTGGGGGGTTTCACTCTGCTTCTGGACCTTTGCTATGGGATAGCTGGGCGGAGGCCGAGGGTGACCTACAGGAAACGACTGAAGCCAGTCGAAGATAAGAAAAAAAGGGAGACGAGGGTAGCACAAGCGAGAAACAATTAATTCATCATTTATCTCCCGCCATGTATTTGTAGGCACTAGGGTAAACTAGAAGCCCGGGGCGCTTTGGTCAATTCCCATCCTAATCTCGACCACCCACTAGACACTGTTTGGATCTCTGCCTGGGGAAGTCTCCCTTTTCCATTAGCACTTGTATATGTACCTTATATTTGTCACTATATATGTCGTGTGAACATCCCTAGACACATATATAGTTAGCGCTTGGTATTATTTGAAAAATCAGGTGCGGCAGTGATCTTGGCGCCCGGCTGCATCTTCTCAACATCGTCGAACCTGAAGATGAGGCCCATCTAAAACACAATGAATATGTGTGCAAAAGTCCCCAACccggcgcaccaactgtcggaaGTATTTACTCTGGCAATATGGATCAGCGTATTACGCATGGGGAATTAGAAGGGTAACACACGATACACATGGTTAATACTGGTTCAGGTACAAGGTACCATACGTCTAGTTTGGAGTAGATCACTTTGTTCGTATGCTAAGTTTACAGGGGTTGTTGATTGTAGCTGTGAGCTAGTATGAGATGTCAAGGTACTAATGGGGGCTCCTTATCCCTCCTTTATAGTCTGGGGTAGAGTTACAAAAAGATCCAATCGGCTTACAGATATGTTTCCTAGTCGGTTACATAGAAAGTATAACAAAATCTTCTATCGTATCCCGTAAGCTAAGATTGGAGCACAAACTATCTACGCCGGGTTGCTTGCTTGTCACGTCTGACGCCGCACCTTGGTGTACATGGGCCTCGTACTCTCGCCTTCGGCCGACTTGATAGCCCTAGGCCGGAATATAGTTGGTGAGGTATCCTGGTCCCATATCTCTGACAAGGTGCTTTGTAGGTGGTACGGTGGTGGGGTCTcaacggatggcgccaactgtggGGGCTTCGCTCCGCTTCCAAACCCTCGTTACTAGGTAACATGGTGGAGGCCGAGGATGTCTCATAGGAGAGTGAGAGACAAGGTGGTGCCCAAGTTCCGGCGCAAACGGGAAGAAGCATAATAAATTCTGGAGTAAATGACAATTAATTCATCATCCATTACTGTTGTGTCCCCAGGTATTCAAAGGCATCCCTGACTCAGTTCTTTGCTACAAATTGATCTTCAAGAAAGAATTTGCTCTTGTTATTCTACGAGAATTCAGCTCTTCATTCCATAATTGATTTATGGCTAGAAGCTTTTGTGTAATCTTTCTTATTTTTTTGCTAGACCTTTTTTGTTTCGTGAGACCTTCTATGTAATTTGTTTATTTTAATTTTCAATAAAGTTTTCCAGTAGGGGTGCAAACCCCTCCTATTCCATAAAAAAAAACCGAGGTAACGCTGGCTGACGAGGCCCGGACGAGGGTTTTTGCTGGTGGCTAGACGGGTCTACGCTCGGAGGTGTTGTGGAAACTAACACAGACGAGGGTCCAACCACATCCGAGGCGAGGGTTGGGTGGTGCGCTCAGGGCGTTCCCCCAACAAACATGTAGCGTACTTTATGGTTGTTACATTATTTTCTACAATAGCTTATATTAGTATTTCCATATAGATTTAAGAgatattttttgtttattttttataaCAGCATATTTTGATAAATTTGGTACAAACTAGAAATGTTACTTTATAATCTTTCATAAAGACATGTAGGTAATTTGATTGTAAATTTAGTGGTTGTTTTTTCATTACCTTTTATAATGGCACAAATGgataatttatataaaaattataaattattttaaattatctttcataataacAGGGTGGGTAATTTGGATACAAATTTAGGTGGTTATTTTAAACTATATTTCATAAGGGTAGGGTAGGAGAGACGGGTAGTTTATTAGATGCAAATTAagggttactttatgtatttttttttttaaatgatagaGCTagataactttttttttttttaaaaatgcaTAGATTCAATGGTTATTTTCAGCCATGATGATTAGAGTACACTAAATTGAAGACAATGGCAAAAAACACGGTTCCTTCACCTTCTCTCTCAGAATCaaataaataaatgaaataaTCAGTGTGGTGTCTAACGTTAAGTAACTGCAATTTCATAATAGTAGTCAACAAATTTTGGCTTTGTAGTGTGAACATGACAATAGCACGTTTTTCTTCCATGTCCCACAATGAAATTCTTCCTTTTAAAATTGAAAAGATCCCATGGCTATTATCAGCGATGATGATTAGAGTGTACCAAATTAAAGCCTAAGATTAGTATGAAAATTGCTAATATTTATCTTTTTTGCTAGGCCATCTTACGAGAATTAACATGAAAGCTCCATTGAGACCTctaatgtggcagaaccgtctaaaataacgtacttacggaggcgctcgtcttccaccagacactaagcaccccgaaagcaagctacagcgggtggtatccgtcgggcacaccccaagggagagcccgaaagatccacatttttttcccaaggatccaataatgaaaacgagtacaatacttatccatttcatacatccgaagttcttaaaaattacattattacattaccaaatgtcaaagtatggaataataaacagcggaatgaagATAAACATCGAGAAAAACAGCTATCGCTAGTAAGCAAGgattctgtctgtgcccaccagaagaacccttcgcacaatggtactcctcatgcattacctacaacaggggtaaataaacccggagtacacaatgtactcgcaagacttatccgactagtgggaataattccCCGACTCTAAGGGATATGAGAAGCTTTacggtttgctggtttcctttttgcagaaagcagtactaatagtgagtccttatgtatgttattattaatagccgtattaatTCATTAGCTAGCCAgtatatgtaagcacatgttctactttcaagcaagagttgagctatcagttccatttcatcaccttttatctttcagtttttactacgatgctaaatcgtagacaagccgtaccggaacgccggtgattcgcgaatcaatgcccctagctgggtaccccaaaaacacacgccccgcttatattctaggcacaagcaggactaacccatcaccctcttgtcctgggtgtccaggtccccgttcaaacttggactccaagcccccactcctgagtctcgaACTCAGTGcggagtcccggactcagtgcggtgcaagaacctccaccatccctgcctccaatcagtcggtccagaaagagccgaatccacgacaggagagcaatgagtcttccctacgcccatacccaagtatatgctcgggataataagtctgtgacttgtctagagccttatgcaacgaccgatcCTTAATTGACGCAGACAGAAAaaaagtgtaactaagctatgctcTATTGATCGCAGGACACAGCCTCGTACAcctaccagtacccaaaccatatccctgcccggtcatcactttttctttccaccattttatcataagtgatcataattatcacctattgtgtaccgaaatcctgagcataacagctactcgacctgtactagtaggactcatagatagatatatttatacatgtagttttcataaaatacctgtaacataaatgcacattatatatatatatatattcagtaatcattaaaaatatgggttatgcaccggggcttgccttgggcaggcgacgggtcagcaaagtcagcaccaaaaggctctggagctccctcctgcacgaggatctcctcctcgtactcctcaatgacttcttCATAATCATATTCGTCcatgggcacgaactctaccaactcatgatctacatgcatgaaatgatgatgctatacttagtaatatggcaacatcaactcttaaaataaaaatacatctatcgaACTATTAAGCTAGTGCTATCGACCAAGGTACTAAGTTATCTACTGTtatcactaacaagtatgaagcatgacataccttaccatagcaactaaaggtattcttactcctaattccgatttactctatatatgataaaacaaggataataactactctatttatcaaactactctagggctacaa
This genomic interval carries:
- the LOC136511416 gene encoding polygalacturonase inhibitor-like — translated: MKMETTMAMRSFIFVLLFLAAASSASADSSSKDQCHSGDKAALLAIKAALGNPYHFASWTPDNPCCDWYDVDCDAATGRVVGLAVFQDANLTGTIPDAIAGLVHLQNLRLHHLPGISGPIPPAIAKLSNLSFLTISWTGVSGHVPSFLGALTRLNQLDLSFNALTGAVPASLATLPSLYSIDISRNLLTGSLPPLLFSKLNNKAQEAYLRLSHNNLTGSVPAEFLAVAFAQVDLSRNAFAGDASSLFGRAKPVQQMDLSRNAFSFNLSTVELPEQLISLDLSHNAIYGGIPAQVVNLTNLQFFNVSYNRLCGAVPTGGNMASFDASSYQHNRCLCGTPLADPCK